ATCAGTATTGCTTACACTGTCACCCACACATGGGCCTTTGGCCAAGTGTTGTGTGATATCTGGTTATCATCAGACATCACATGCTGCACAGCCTCAATCCTACACCTCTGTGTTATTGCACTGGACAGATACTGGGCTATCACAGATGCTCTGCAATATGCCAAACGCCGGACCGCTGGCCGAGCAGCACTCATGATTGCCGTGGTTTGGATGATCTCTATTAGTATTTCTGTGCCACCATTTTTCTGGAGACAAGTGAAAGCTCATGAAGAAATTGCAAAGTGTACTGTGAACACAGATCAAATTTTCTACACAATTTATTCCACTTGTGGAGCTTTCTATATCCCAACTGTGCTCCTCCTGATACTGTATGGTAGAATTTATGTAGCAGCTCGATCCAGGATTCTGAAGCCACCCTCATTATATGGGAAACGTTTTACTACTGCACACCTGATCACCGGCTCTGCTGGGTCTTCCCTCTGCTCCATTAATGCTAGCCTTCATGAAGGGCATTCCCATTCAGGTGGATCCCCAATATTTATCaatcatgttaaaataaaacttgcagATAGTgtcctggaaaggaaaagaatttctgctgcaagagaaaggaaagccaCCAAAACTTTAGGCATTATTCTGGgagctttcattttctgctggctgcctttttttgtcaTGTCCCTAGTCCTACCAATCTGCCAAGATGCTTGTTGGTTTCATCCCATCCTTCTGGACTTTTTTACATGGCTAGGTTACTTAAACTCATTGATCAATCCAGTCATTTATACAGcttttaatgaagaatttaaaCAGGCTTTCCAAAAACtaatacatttcaaaaagtGTTCATCTTGAAACTCCCCTGTTGTGTTACTGACCCTTGTGCAATCTTGCAGCCTACCTGgaaattttctgtgcttttattcCTAGGGTAGGAGTAGTAATTGCCATCTCTGCTGCTACCTTGTGCTGTGCATGTAACTGGGAACTTCTTGCCAATTTGGTACTTTCTGTCTGGAATTCTGTGTCCCAGAACAGAACTTGTCTGTGGTCTCTGCAGTGATCATTTGTGTATGTAAGATCAACACATGAAGTAAGCTTTGTAACAAGTGAAGGAGCGTGAACCAGAGAGCTGAGTTTATATGATATGACACATATTATCCAGTTCTGCCATGTCTTTGTAACCTGATGGGAGGAAAATCTGTGCATATTTGCAGGACGtcagtatttcttctgtatATTATTACCAATTTATGTAGGCTGACAAAGTTTCTGGAGAACAGGATCTGATGTCTACATTTTCTATGGCAGGTGTCCTATCCATTTGAAATTGATAAAACCTGTAACTTTTTCAGAAGTTGTATGACACAGCCTGACTATAAGCAGCAGGGCACAGAAGGCATAGTGCATATGTAAGTTCTGTGGATATTTCACGAatactttatttatttgaaacaatttttacacattttatCATGAATAGAATAGCCAGTGCAGGAATACTATGAAATAAATAGCATGAAAATTATTGAAAAGTACCTCAATCTTATACttctgttatttaattttttgcatgcacaaactgaaacaggaaaatatgtttAGTGCTAGTGTGGAATGACTGGGACCTCAAATGAGAGCCAGAAGGTTCACTCCATGGTGACAAGAAATGGGGAGTTACAGAGGAGAGGACGAAGTGACATATCAAGGAAAACTTTCTTAGTAATTAAGGTCGTTGGGGTAGATGTGACATCACTGTCTCTAGAAGTCTTTACGAACTGGTCAAACACTTGTCAGAGATCACAATGCACTTTATCTCCGGGATTATTTCCCCCAGTTGGCAGGTGAGAAGCTGGCACACGGAGGTCTCGGCTGAAGTCTTGGACACGACAGCACACCAAGTAGTGCAGCCCAAACGTCATTCAACTTTTTAGAGTCACTGGGCATTTTACAGCAGAAGCATCATGTCCATACTGCATATGAGCAGCATGCAATGCTTTGAAAGAGTTATCCCATCATCCTTCTGACCACCCTTCTATCTCTCAGCCTGCCCAAATTCATCTCCACCATCCACTACTGTGGCCATCCCAACACACTCCACCACAGCCCAGGCTCTTCGGCCTCTCCTTTGCATTTGCTGCACAGTCTTGCAGCTTCTTCCTGTTGCTGGTGCCACTGGTGAGGACCGGACCATAAAGTAATGCCCCAGGACTACCCACATGCTGCAGAATCAAGCAGATCAGTTGTGTAGGTCACAGAATTGTGACCTCTCTCTCACAGTACACACCAAGGGCAATTAAGGCTGCTCTGTTTGGGacacagctcctctcccctcccgaGAGTGAGCTGATCTAGCTCAGTCCAGCTCAAGAGATTTTGATGGTGGCACTATCTGGCCATGTCCATGCAGTCTGCTTCCAGAGTGTGTCCAGAGTGCCCAATGGCAGTGGTGGTTCTCTCGTGTGTGCTCGCTCCTGAACTGTGCTTGTGCATTGCCTGTGGACATGTGAGCTGACACAGGCCACAGCCATATTGGGGAAGGCATGAACCATTAACTAGTGTAGACAACTGAGTTCTCACACCTGCGGCCAGGCCCTGGCGCTATTTAATTTGCTGTTATAGACATAACCTGTGTGAAGAGGTAGTGTACAACTTGGAGCTCCAGGCTCCTTTCTGGGCTGCCATCCCTGTGTCCAGGCCACTCATACATTCTACCATTGTGGGACAGATGGTATGGCACCACCAGTCCACTGTTGGTCTGGTGGTAGCTTAGTTATGTAGGTAGGCATCACAAAAGGTTGGTATAACCACCTCTGCTAGAATAATGGGATATACAGTCTCACATTGGGCCTGCGGCAGGGGACCTATGTGACTACATGAATTTGAAGAGCTACAGCTCCAGGATCCTGCAGAGTTTTGTCACTCAAAGACCCATTTGTGGAGAGCGGGGGAAGGTCTCCTTGCTTAACACAGGACATTGCATatccagaatatttttctaaaggagAAGATTAGTTTAGAATAATCTTTTTCATCACAGGTCTGGCTGACACAGGTCTTCCAGGACACTAGTGTCCCACATCAAGGTTTCAGTCAGCCATTGCGCTCATGTGTTTAAAGAGCTGATGTTTAAAGATAGGCTTTATGCCCCTGGGTCCCTATCACTGGAGCTCTTTACATCCTCTACCAGCTGTAAAAGGATTTGGAGGAGCCCTTCTGTTTCACATTGACACAAGACAAGACTGCTTCTAAGATGACTCATCAGCACTGCCAGCAGTGGCTAACCTCGAGAACAAAGAGCACCCTGGAAAGTTTCCTGCCGCCATATAGTATAAGCACTAGTATGAGAGTGCCCATGATAATGACATCCCCTTGTTCCTTCAGGAATCCTTTCCTGTCCCTAACAATTTAACCTGGGAGATAGTCACAGCCTGAAGAGTGTGTACTTCCAGAAGTCATGGGATCtctgcagacttttttttgcaCTACAGGTAAAGGTTTGGGTATCTCAGAagtttcccctccttctccccaggtGCCTTTTTGATACTGtccatcctgcctgcaccctgtgCTTTCTGGATCCCTTTGTCTACTGCGGTCATCTGGCACAGCGCTGCGACCTGAGGGGCCCAGGGTACAGGGAGAGTGTCACACAGCTTTAGCCGCACAAACATACCTGGTTTACATCTTGAAAAAGACCCAACTAGGGCAAGTGGATAAAGGACACACCAAGTAAACAATAGTCAAGGTCACAGTCAGAAGCCACAGTGAAGGTTTGGGTTCCTCAGGGACTTAAATAAGAGAATCAAAGATGGTTTCTTCACCTCCCCTCCAACAGCCTGGCCAGCATAGTGCTGGTGCCTCCTGCTTTGTACCAACCTCTGCTGAGAGCTATAACTGGCCTTCCCACTGTATGGCTTCATGCTGCCTAACGCAGGGCTTGCTTTCAGCCAGGTTCCCTTATGAACTACTGATTCTCTTCTTACCCCATGTTTCAGGACATCAAAGCTAGCAGTGACCCCTTGCGTCACAATGTTCCTGCAACAACTTGGCAACAAGGCTGTCACTTGGTTGTCCAAATGATGCTGAATTTTGGCCTGCATTTCACTTAGGGAGCGTCTCCACAGTGTCCTTCAGGTGGCCTCATGCCTGGTTCTAATCTTGAAATTAGAGCCTTGGAGCAGCTGATGCCAACATCTCATTAGAAATACTGATAAAAGCAATGATAGCAAGTGTGTCAGTCCTTGCTCAGATCTGGGGACTTACAATACATAGAATCAGTGTATTCAGGTTGGAAGTGACCTGTGGAGGTTGCTAGTCCAAAattctgctcaaagcagggccaactGTGAAATCAGACCAGGTTACTCAAGGTTTTCTTCAGCCTTCCAAGGAtgcacaacttctctgggtaacctgttccagtgcttgactgTCCTCATGGTGGAAAAGATTTTCCTCATATCCAGTTTGAACCTCTCTTTTTTCAACTTATGTCGATTGTCTCTCAGTCTCCCACCAATCACTTTCTCATAGGTCCTGGGGGGAGCTGCTGTCAAGTTCCGTCAcagcattctcttctccagactcaCCTAGAGAGCAGAAGACACAGAGTCACGTCTGTTCTCAAATAAGTAGTACATGGTTTATGCACAATAGAATTACTTCAGCAGGTGATATTGTGAACTTTGCCCTTCAGTATCTGGGGAGTGacactgtttaaaaacagacttcCCAGCAGAGTATTTTGGTTGTTGACTTAGGGGGTTGGCATTTCCAGGAAAGAGCTGGGTTGGCGTCAGTACCCAAAGCCAAGGAAAGTTCCCAGCTGAGAATCCTGGGACAGCAAGTACCTGTGCATAGGGATCTGGAGGCAAAATGTTTCCACAGAATTTCTCCTGATGGTTCACCCGCCCAATGTGAATCATAAACCACATATAATGGTCCTCGAAGAGCCTTTGAGAGGCCACTTAGTCCCATTCCCACTGCTCTATCTGGATCAACTAtgcttttgtccttttcctGTCTTGCCTACTCTTGAAGATTTCCAATGATGAACAGAATGGCAAAATacagcaaaggaagatgatCCACCACTATTCTTTAGGCTTTTATAAGACCCTGTTTAATTCAAGGACAAACAAGCTAGGCTCTTTCTTTGATCAGATTATAGGCTAATTTAAAAAGGCACATCGTGACACCATTCTTAATGCTGGTAAATATTTGATATAGTGCTTCAAGTACTCATATTGGAAAAAACAGTGATATGGAACTGGCACAGAAAAACACTAGCTAAGGATCAtaaatgaaaagacaaataaCATCCCATAGCCTCTGAGTTGAAAGGACGAGGCTATCATGTCACAGAGATCGATGTCCGTATTTACCATGTCATTCTCTGTGGATCACAGTCAGGAGTACACAAATGCATTTCACAGAAGGTACCTGAGGGCTGCATGATTTCTAAGTGCCTCTCCAGTGAAGCTCTTGCAATACTGAGCACACAGATaagttaaaacacatttttttatttgtatagaAGTACATACTGTGGTTGTCCCAGTAGATAGTTATTTCAATGATAATATCGAATTtattgaaaacagaagaaatagctAAATAAAAGTCAAACCACATGTGTACACTGCAGCACCCTGCAATTAAATTTCAGTGCAGGTTATTCCTACAACTGGGGAAGAGGATGAGTGTCAGCAATGAGGAGTCACCATGACTGAAGGCTGGCAAGACAAGGAAAGTGGAAGCTGATCGGTCCTCCGAGGACAGGCCTGAATCTTGCAATGTCAAGGGAAGACTGTCATGGAAAGTGTGTGAGTTGAAGCAATACTGCCATGCTTACCAATCCAAAGATGGTTCCTTGTGAGTGAGGTAGGGAGGAACAAGTGCTGCATGTCAAAGACTACTCCCTCTTCAGTAAACCTTGAGAGCCCTTGAAGGAATGTCAGGAGGGATGCCTGTAGTAATGGTTCCCATGCAACTTCCATTATGACAATCCAGCTACAGGTGCTCAGTAGCACTTGTCACTCAGAGGTGAGGAATTCCCAACAGCTTCAGCAAAGTTCATTTAACTTTTCTGAATTCTGTTTCAATACAGCCAAGATGCTTCTGTTGAAAATGCCCATGACCAGACACATATTCCATACACTTGTTGTCAATAATAGATTTTGCATTTAGATTTCATCACTggtaaaacagaaggaagaaatatagGTTAGTAGGTAGTGAAGTTAAGAGCCCTCTCAGCCAGATTTCCTCTAAGCCCTCTTGTTCATGTACATACCACCTCCAGCTTCTGGAGGCAACAGCCACATTTTCACAGCAGTTGTGTTGCCAGCATCTATTACTGAGAGGAAGGCCTTTTTCCCtagcctgccaaggtccctctgagTAGCAGCCCTGCCCTACAGCATAGCAATAGTACTCTCCAATTTTGTAATGTCTACAAATTTGCTGAGAGTGCAAGACAGCTCATTGTCCAGGCCACATTAAATACTATTGACCCTGAAGGATGCCCTTAGTAACTAGTTGCCAGTTGGAATTCATATTGTTGATATGACccccatccagccagtttttcatTCACTTCATACTCCACTTATCCAGTCCAAATCTCACCAACTTGCCTACAAGTAGACTGTGGGAGACCATGTCAAAGGCCTTGATAAAGTCAATGCTACAATCAATCAATACAACATCCAGTGCCCTCCTGTTGTCCACACAGGCAGTTGTCTCATTGTAGAAAGTAATCAGGTTGGTGAGGTGCAAATGGCCCTTGCTAAATCCCTGCTGGCTACTCCGGGttattttcttgtccttcatgtgctTGGACATAGCTGCCAGGAGGATGTGCTGTCCAGTCTTCCCAGGGACTGAGTTGAGGCTGACCAGTTCATAGTTGCCTAGATCCTCCTTCTTGCCATTCTTGATGGTAGGtatgacatttgtcttttttcagTCATCAGGAATTTTTCCCAATCACCAAgatctttcaaagatgataGAAAGCAACCTTAAATTACATTGGCAAGCATCCTTGGCACCCTCAAATGCATCCCTTCTGGTCCCATGTGTAGGCCTAATTCAGCCGACATTTTTAAGACATCTGCTCCAGGAAGGGGCGAAACACCCCCTATACTCAACGGACTTTAGTAACAATATTTCCACTATCCAGAAAGAAACATTGAAATGAGACTTGTATGGAAGAATCTGTAGTGGAGATGTCTAATGTATTCAGACAAAACCTGCTCTCAGTGTGTGCAAATCCTGTTTATTACTCCCAGCAACTGCCACTCCCCATCCTGTTGTTCTCCAGATGAAGAGGAGATATGAAGAGGTAAAGAGGAGATAAAGCTGGTGAAGACCAATACAAAGATCCTTGGTCTGAAGAGGACAGGGACATTTTTCACTGTAATGCCATAGCATATGCTTTTTGACCAAGAGGAAGATGGCAGCAGTATGAACTGAATAAGACATTGACCTGCTTCTGATGTTGCTGCTTGCTTCTCAGTGCCTTCATTACTATACCTTGATATGGCTGCAGGCTCCTAGAGGAGTAACAGTGGTATCTCGCTGATCCTAGGAACAAGAAACGGTTacacacaacaaaacccaaaccaaaccaaacttaAGTTAGTTGCTATATAATAGAGTGCTGATAATAATGTAAGACCAGCAAGCtatgcagcactgctgcccacaCAAGTAtgtatctgtttctttttttcctgcttactGTGTTTAATAATATTCCTAAACTCTGTGTGGCACCTAGTACAGCCAAGGCTCCAGCTCTGTCAGGAGCTTTTAGTAACTAAATCAGTAAATATCAGGATCTTATCATGACTCTGATGTTATAAATACTTAAAGCCTGAATACCTGGAATCAGGTAATAGCAGGAGAATCTCCactccatttaaaaaagaaagaagttttgaTTTGATAGATACCACTGGCTCAGAAAACAGTGGGGTGATTCAGCTCACTAAACTGGCAGAAAAGTATTCACTCTGCATTAATTTTCTGCCAGTTTAATGAACTGAACAAATGCCAAAACTGGTgcaacagaagcagcacagactCACAAGTAGTTTCAGAAAGAGGGAAGGCAGAACTGCATGTTTCATCAGCAGCAAGCTGTTAGATCAACTTAGACATCTCATTTAAATTCACCATAGAAACAGAACAAAGACAGAATAGCAAGAATGTCTGAACAGTCAGTTCAGGGACTACATGAACTGGAAGATGACTCagatacacatttttaatagcCACTGAGAGATCTGTTCTCTGTGAGCTTGTCTAATCCCTTTTCATCCTCATGCCTCTGGTGTTTGTGGCATCCTATGGCCATCGACTTCTCACATTATCAAGCTGGGCATAAACTGCATGAgctacttttgtttgtttaaaccTACTACACCCATATGGGTCCTCTGTTGTCAGACATACtgacagcttctgctgcttccccatATTATTCATGATTTTATGAGCATTTGTCATCTGCCCTCCCCCCATCATCTCTGGTCACAACTGCCCATATTACTTACACCCTGTACCCTTGGAACTAAACAATCTTTTCTATCAAGTACCATAAGACAAGGAGGCTTCCAGTCCACAGCGATAGTCTTCCAGGTAAGAAAGAGATCGCTGCTTCACTCCCAGCTTTAACCCACCCTGCTATTCACATCTGCCCACAAGCAGAGTGGTCTTCTCCAGCCCACCCTAAGCAAGTGCACACTACCAGCAGTGTAACCTCTGGCATACCTCCTCCTCCACTCCCCTTTGTCTGTGCCCCCTCTTCCCGTTCCAGCCTGTGTAGTTCCCCAACCCCCCAGTCCCCTTTACTCTTCAGGGTGAGTTGGGCTCACCTACTTTGCTTCCATCTTCCCTGCCAATTGTATACCTTTTATTCAGCACCTCCCCAGTTCAGCCAAGAGCTACGTCTGCCTCCTCACCTTGTTACATTCCCCATTCCACTtgtccttttctgtccttttgtcTGGTGCTTCCATTGACTGCACTAAGCCCCCatgaataaaaaacaaacaaaaaaattgctccTTTTCCTTAGAGAAGCcttatttctcctctcttcctctagGTCATGTATCACATTTCCTTGGCCGGGGTAGAACTTTATTTCTCTAACCCCACAACACTAAGcttttcccccctgccccgagGTATCTGCCtaggcagctgcagccctgtTGCCACAGCCACTGTATCACCAGCTGCAGCCCACATGGATCCAGAGGTCTGACATTTGTCATCTCTGGTTTTCCACTCACTGTCTCTTCCTCACACTGGAGTTCCCACCTGGAAGCTGGTTCAGATGACACCTTGCTGAAGagtttctttcctcccctttaTTTCCCCTCAGCTCAGTTTGTTCCCCCACATCTCCCTCGTCTGCCTCCCATCACTCATGCTGTGTGGCAAGAACTTTACCCTCTGCCTCGTGctctccttccagcagcagTTCGTTGTCCAAATGCTGCTGGCATCTTGCGGcacaggaggctgaggagggTCCATAGTGAGCATTCTGCTCTTAATTGCATTACTGCATCATGAGGACTCACCAAGGCATGTGGCATGGTTGCACTGGCTGTCTCTTAGCTTGAAAGGATGGTTGCTGGGTTtccaaaacccaaagcaggGTGCTAGCACCACTGGTAGAAACCTGTCCTCCCCAGATGTCCCTGCAATGGCTACTAAGTAGCCCACTTAGGTGCCAGGAAAGGTCCTGCACAGGCTGCTGCTAATGATAATGACTAGGTGGCGTCCACACAGGTGGTATGGAGGATACACTGAGAAGCCTGCCTTGGGGAGACACGTTCCCTCTTCTGTCCCTTCCTGTCTCATCCTCTCCTGACTGTTGTCCCCTGAAGCCCCCGAGTCCATCTCAGTGCCCAAACTTCCATCTTGGTTATGATGGGGGCTGAACAAGGATGGTGAATGTACACTGTGAGACCCATGACTCCTTTCTGCCCGGGGACGAGGCTTTCTCCACAGCACATTAGAGTGAACCTGGGAAGAGGTCACTGTCCTCGTCCTCCTGGAGGCCATGGTGCAGGAGGTCTCAAAATCCTTGGTCAGTGCTGGAATAGGGTTCACCCCTGGGCTTCAGAGAGAACTTCCCTTCAAGAGTTGTGACTTAGCTGCCATTTCCAAAGTCAGACCTCTGCCAACCAGGGcccaagagcagctctgggccTTTAGGACATGCCTGAATGGTGAAGCTTTTTGGTGAGCATCCAGCACACAGCAGCTGAGCCTGTCAATGGTTAAGGGTGCCAACCGAGCCCTGCTGCTGGTCCTGCTCATTACATACAGCCTTCTACACCTGGTACACACGATGGGGGTACTGAGCCTGGCGGCACAGACAGGCCCTTTGCCTAGCCTCTGTCCCAGCCCGGATCCCCCAGGCGTCCCACCACCAGTGAAAAGCCAATATGTGGCATGCTGTCAGGTAGCAGCAGTCACACAGCTTACACAATGCCTTCCTTGTCCTTGGGGAGCAGTTCAGTTTGCTGAATGGTTTTCCTGGTCACAAGGGTGCACCATGAAATGTCAAAAACCAGCATTGCTAAACTCAGGGTCTCGGGTGATTCTTTGTACTAACAAGATATGTCCCATCACTATCATGTTCTCACCATTGCATTCCTGCAGGACACTAATGTCAGTGCAGCTCCTGAGCCTACGAGGGGGAGAGAAGCCATTTCCACCAAAATAAATCTCTGTGAGGAAGTGGAGAAGATGTTAGCCTCATACCTATGGACAAAGGTGTGCTGTTATTTACACACCTACACTTCAATGCCAGGCCCAGGGTACATGCACTTCAGCAGGTGTCGACC
This genomic window from Grus americana isolate bGruAme1 chromosome 23, bGruAme1.mat, whole genome shotgun sequence contains:
- the HTR1D gene encoding 5-hydroxytryptamine receptor 1D; amino-acid sequence: MTQYNHSAELSLQSSANKSLNFTETPLALDERTLLGLKISLSVLLSVITLATILANIFVVITIFLTRKLHTPANYLIGSLAVTDLLVSVLVMPISIAYTVTHTWAFGQVLCDIWLSSDITCCTASILHLCVIALDRYWAITDALQYAKRRTAGRAALMIAVVWMISISISVPPFFWRQVKAHEEIAKCTVNTDQIFYTIYSTCGAFYIPTVLLLILYGRIYVAARSRILKPPSLYGKRFTTAHLITGSAGSSLCSINASLHEGHSHSGGSPIFINHVKIKLADSVLERKRISAARERKATKTLGIILGAFIFCWLPFFVMSLVLPICQDACWFHPILLDFFTWLGYLNSLINPVIYTAFNEEFKQAFQKLIHFKKCSS